A single region of the Drosophila kikkawai strain 14028-0561.14 unplaced genomic scaffold, DkikHiC1v2 scaffold_24, whole genome shotgun sequence genome encodes:
- the LOC138929486 gene encoding uncharacterized protein — MAPRPRTAQALESRRSRGTQSYRCRVCRGIHLLRKCKRFQKLSAEKRLRAVLINKYCSNCLAHQHSEGTCRSQDGCKKCGGSHHTLLHMHEERAPERTPQPTASPSRPARKPVQPTRSHPRHSARSASRSSSPIRVAIERPRPEVSAPSTSVATLVRQKTVHILPTAIVVVDTGSCTFETAAMIDPCMAVSSIDRSLAAAFRLPFTRLGDDEVCSATLRSRTGNFKLEVVLKLDPSLKIRTPIRALSDSTRAKFGDIRLADEQFHRPATISLVLGADVFAKLIQPGFLKLEDGLPVAQSTVFGWTVSGAVLES; from the coding sequence ATGGCTCCACGCCCTCGCACCGCCCAGGCCTTggaaagcagacgttcccgaggtactCAGTCCTACCGCTGCCGAGTCTGCCGGGGAATCCATCTTCTTCGGAAGTGCAAGAGGTTTCAAAAGCTGAGCGCCGAGAAGCGCCTCCGAGCAGTACTTATTAATAAGTACTGCTCAAATTGCCTCGCCCACCAACATTCCGAGGGGACCTGCCGCAGCCAGGACGGCTGCAAGAAGTGTGGAGGGAGCCATCACACCTTGCTCCACATGCACGAGGAACGGGCGCCCGAACGCACACCCCAGCCAACGGCGTCACCATCACGCCCTGCACGCAAGCCTGTCCAACCCACCAGGTCGCATCCTCGCCATTCCGCCAGGTCCGCCTCCCGCTCGTCATCGCCAATTCGGGTCGCCATTGAGCGTCCACGTCCGGAGGTCTCCGCTCCATCTACGTCGGTGGCCACGTTGGTTCGTCAGAAGACGGTCCACATACTGCCGACAGCCATCGTCGTGGTCGATACTGGATCCTGTACGTTCGAGACCGCGGCGATGATCGATCCTTGTATGGCGGTGAGCAGCATCGACCGATCGCTGGCGGCCGCTTTCCGGCTGCCCTTCACCAGGCTGGGAGACGACGAGGTCTGTTCGGCGACGCTCCGATCCCGAACAGGCAACTTCAAGCTCGAGGTCGTCCTGAAGCTGGACCCGAGCCTCAAGATCCGGACTCCCATTCGGGCGCTGAGCGACTCCACACGGGCTAAGTTCGGCGACATCCGCCTTGCGGATGAACAATTCCACCGCCCGGCAACCATCTCCCTCGTGTTGGGCGCAGATGTGTTTGCCAAACTGATCCAACCGGGGTTCCTGAAACTCGAGGATGGCTTGCCGGTTGCTCAGAGCACCGTTTTCGGATGGACCGTTTCCGGAGCTGTTCTGGAGTCATGA